Proteins encoded together in one Desulfosporosinus meridiei DSM 13257 window:
- a CDS encoding DUF1788 domain-containing protein, which translates to MASLEERLDQAERMIKMPSFRQNKGLGNEVGYYVFDYPAEKEMVVRERIEYIKAKNSKGTDGFELVVFDLYDIVIDMLEQEGFMEQCYKFEKKKGLERIVKAVGNLLQINDDASMIVQYIQKRTPQEAVVFLTGIGKCYPLLRSHKVLNNLHQAIDYVPVVMFYPGKYDGQTLILFNEIKDDNYYRAFRLVE; encoded by the coding sequence ATGGCCAGTTTGGAAGAACGCTTGGATCAAGCAGAACGAATGATCAAAATGCCCAGCTTCCGCCAGAATAAAGGCCTGGGTAATGAAGTGGGCTATTACGTTTTTGATTATCCTGCTGAAAAGGAAATGGTCGTCAGAGAACGCATTGAATACATAAAGGCCAAAAACTCTAAAGGCACAGATGGGTTTGAACTCGTTGTCTTCGACCTTTATGATATCGTAATCGATATGTTGGAGCAGGAAGGCTTTATGGAACAGTGCTACAAGTTTGAAAAGAAAAAGGGCCTGGAACGAATCGTTAAAGCGGTCGGTAATCTTTTGCAGATTAATGATGATGCCAGCATGATTGTTCAATACATTCAGAAACGAACACCCCAGGAAGCCGTTGTTTTTCTGACGGGGATTGGCAAGTGCTATCCGCTACTTCGGTCACACAAGGTTCTCAACAATCTTCATCAAGCGATTGACTATGTACCGGTCGTAATGTTCTATCCAGGCAAATACGATGGGCAGACCTTGATTCTGTTTAATGAGATTAAAGACGATAACTATTACCGAGCCTTCAGGCTTGTGGAGTAA
- the brxC gene encoding BREX system P-loop protein BrxC, producing MNIKDMFAKKIDRDIKGVIKVGQGDDANIKQELEEYVVTKELQKHFADFFASYKKGINGHTDKMGVWISGFFGSGKSHFLKILSYLLANKEVEGKKALEYFIEDDKIIDPMVLADMQLAASVPTDVVLFNIDSKSEMTGKQTKDAIVSVFLKVFNEMQGFCGSIPFLADLERRLQEVGRYKEFIELFEEDFGQPWEATRHKFDFIQDSIVEVLDDMGFMSEAAARNWCEKATEPYNISIENFAQLVKEYLKRQDRNHHIVFLVDEIGQYIGDDSKLMLNLQTVTEDLGTACQGKVWIIVTSQQDIDSVTKTKGNDFSKIQGRFDTRLSLSSANVDEVIKKRILAKTTTAEQTLRLLYEQKTTIIKNLIVFNDGVEKKLYTDDSDFAAVYPFVTYQFNLLASVLTSIRTHGASGKHLSEGERSMIALFKESAVKLMDRPAGTLIPFNVFYDALHQFLDHSHKGVIIRAMDNSYINPDKLEECFAVSVLKTLFMIKYVKEITANIDNITSLMISDIETDRIELKKQVEEALKVLVRQMLVQKNGDIFVFLTDEEQEINREIDSQNVETGEVINKVSELIFEDIFSYKKYSYPKFNGRYNFALNQIVDDHPYKANQNHDIGIRVLTPNSEYGDQEATLRMMSGQGKEVLVALPTDSAFLSEIRSALKIEKYLRLTTSSTLTKFEQIKEAKRVEMRERSGNAKLFLIESMKNAVIYVNGDKAQIGAKDVAARINDAFGRLVATVYHKLTYIDAPMSEAHIRALFKVSNQLNLTLEDGSEPNIHALNDMLSFIAGNSAMHMKTSMKSLMDRFMKAPYGFVEDDVEWLVAKLFKNGDIAFTVNGTSVTLLNKTDEEIIRYITKKEYVEKLLTEKREKPNDKQKKAVREVMKELFGVSSVNEDEDAMMCSFQSYSNNIVYELEKFEIMYQSKPLPGQKIVTSGKTLLRAVVQIQSPSEFFKKISTDRDDYLDFAEDYEPVKAFFGGDQKTIFEKALHLMGIYDDSKTFIVDEQVETVVGEIKAILKKDSPYSDIPKLPELLSRFNDLYIKLLTDMEAPVIAAIEDAKTRVFDVLEAKEYKSELVERFRKLFAEILEKAKTCNNVATLQNVKVEADALKVRLLNEMTKKDEQIARSKTEEEKKKTGAGGVKETGAKFQPKVKRRKSISIKSVNLAASWQIETAQDVDKYMAALKERILKELDEDTIINIEF from the coding sequence TTGAATATCAAAGACATGTTTGCCAAAAAGATTGACAGGGACATTAAAGGTGTCATTAAAGTGGGTCAAGGTGACGATGCGAATATCAAGCAGGAGCTTGAAGAATATGTCGTGACTAAGGAACTGCAAAAGCATTTTGCCGATTTCTTTGCCAGCTATAAGAAAGGGATTAACGGTCACACCGACAAAATGGGAGTTTGGATATCCGGCTTCTTTGGAAGTGGTAAGTCTCACTTCTTGAAAATCCTTTCCTATCTTTTGGCCAATAAAGAAGTCGAGGGTAAGAAAGCCCTTGAGTACTTCATCGAGGATGATAAGATCATCGATCCGATGGTTCTAGCAGATATGCAGTTGGCAGCTAGTGTGCCCACGGATGTTGTCTTGTTTAATATCGACTCCAAAAGCGAAATGACCGGCAAACAGACGAAAGATGCCATCGTCTCCGTATTTCTGAAGGTCTTCAATGAAATGCAGGGCTTCTGTGGTTCTATTCCGTTCCTGGCTGACTTGGAAAGACGGCTCCAGGAAGTTGGGCGTTATAAAGAATTCATAGAATTATTTGAGGAAGACTTCGGCCAGCCGTGGGAAGCAACACGCCACAAGTTCGATTTTATTCAGGATAGCATCGTGGAAGTGTTGGATGACATGGGCTTTATGAGTGAAGCTGCCGCCAGGAACTGGTGTGAAAAAGCAACAGAACCTTATAATATTAGCATTGAAAATTTTGCGCAGCTCGTCAAAGAATACCTCAAGCGTCAGGACCGAAATCATCACATCGTGTTCTTAGTGGACGAAATCGGCCAGTACATAGGTGACGATTCAAAACTGATGCTCAATCTGCAAACCGTAACGGAGGATTTGGGTACGGCTTGTCAGGGGAAGGTTTGGATCATTGTCACAAGCCAGCAGGATATAGATTCCGTGACGAAGACGAAAGGTAACGATTTTTCCAAGATTCAGGGGCGTTTCGATACCCGACTGTCACTTTCCTCGGCCAATGTCGATGAAGTCATCAAGAAGAGAATTCTCGCAAAAACCACAACCGCCGAACAAACTCTAAGATTGCTTTATGAACAAAAGACAACCATCATTAAAAACCTGATCGTCTTCAATGATGGGGTGGAAAAAAAGTTATATACTGACGACAGCGATTTTGCTGCCGTTTATCCCTTTGTGACTTATCAATTTAACCTGCTGGCTAGTGTCCTGACTTCGATCAGAACTCATGGTGCTTCCGGTAAGCATTTATCTGAGGGCGAGCGTTCCATGATTGCCCTGTTTAAAGAATCGGCGGTGAAACTGATGGATCGTCCTGCCGGCACGCTGATTCCGTTTAATGTCTTTTATGATGCGCTGCATCAGTTTCTAGATCACAGTCACAAAGGGGTTATCATTCGGGCGATGGACAACAGCTATATAAACCCGGATAAGCTGGAGGAGTGCTTCGCCGTCAGTGTTCTCAAAACACTGTTCATGATCAAGTATGTTAAAGAGATTACGGCCAACATCGATAACATCACCAGCCTGATGATTTCTGATATTGAGACAGATCGTATTGAACTGAAGAAGCAGGTCGAAGAAGCTCTCAAAGTTCTTGTACGCCAGATGCTTGTCCAGAAAAATGGCGACATATTTGTCTTTCTGACCGACGAAGAACAGGAAATCAACCGTGAAATTGACAGCCAGAATGTGGAGACGGGTGAGGTCATCAATAAAGTTTCCGAGTTGATTTTCGAGGATATTTTTAGCTATAAAAAATATAGCTACCCCAAATTCAATGGCCGATACAACTTTGCCTTGAATCAGATTGTGGATGATCATCCTTATAAGGCTAATCAGAACCATGATATTGGGATCAGAGTTCTTACCCCAAACTCCGAATATGGCGACCAGGAGGCGACCCTGCGGATGATGTCTGGTCAGGGAAAAGAAGTCCTTGTCGCCCTGCCCACTGATTCTGCTTTTCTTAGTGAAATTAGAAGCGCGCTAAAGATTGAAAAATACCTGCGCCTGACAACATCCAGTACACTCACCAAGTTTGAACAGATCAAAGAAGCCAAACGAGTTGAAATGCGCGAAAGAAGTGGTAATGCCAAACTGTTTTTGATCGAATCGATGAAGAATGCCGTTATCTATGTGAATGGTGATAAAGCTCAGATTGGCGCTAAGGATGTGGCAGCTAGAATTAATGATGCCTTTGGCCGTTTGGTGGCCACTGTTTACCATAAGCTTACCTATATTGATGCCCCCATGAGCGAAGCCCACATCCGGGCATTGTTTAAAGTTTCCAATCAATTGAATCTTACCTTGGAAGATGGCAGCGAACCGAATATCCATGCGCTGAACGATATGCTCAGTTTTATTGCCGGAAATTCGGCGATGCACATGAAAACATCCATGAAGAGTCTAATGGATCGCTTCATGAAGGCTCCTTATGGCTTCGTAGAAGATGATGTGGAATGGCTTGTAGCTAAGCTGTTCAAGAACGGCGATATCGCTTTTACGGTTAATGGGACAAGTGTGACACTGCTCAATAAAACCGACGAGGAAATCATCCGTTATATTACCAAGAAAGAGTATGTCGAAAAGCTTTTAACTGAAAAACGGGAAAAGCCCAATGATAAGCAGAAAAAGGCCGTTCGTGAGGTAATGAAGGAATTATTCGGCGTTTCCAGTGTTAACGAAGACGAAGATGCCATGATGTGCAGCTTCCAGAGCTACAGTAATAACATTGTTTATGAGCTGGAGAAATTTGAAATTATGTATCAGAGCAAGCCACTGCCGGGCCAAAAAATTGTGACCTCAGGCAAAACGTTGCTGCGTGCTGTGGTGCAGATTCAGTCCCCAAGCGAATTTTTCAAAAAAATCTCGACCGACCGCGACGACTACCTTGATTTTGCTGAAGATTATGAACCCGTCAAAGCTTTTTTTGGCGGTGATCAAAAGACCATCTTTGAAAAAGCTTTGCATCTCATGGGTATTTACGATGACAGCAAGACCTTCATCGTGGATGAACAAGTGGAAACTGTCGTAGGCGAAATTAAAGCCATTCTCAAAAAAGACTCTCCCTATAGCGATATTCCGAAGCTGCCGGAACTGTTAAGCCGCTTTAATGACCTTTATATAAAGCTCTTGACGGATATGGAAGCACCGGTTATTGCCGCTATTGAGGATGCTAAAACCAGGGTGTTTGATGTTCTGGAGGCCAAGGAATACAAAAGTGAGTTGGTAGAGCGCTTCCGTAAGCTGTTTGCAGAAATCCTTGAAAAGGCCAAGACCTGTAACAATGTCGCAACACTGCAGAATGTTAAAGTCGAAGCTGATGCATTGAAAGTTCGTCTGCTCAATGAGATGACCAAGAAGGATGAGCAGATCGCCCGTTCCAAAACTGAGGAAGAAAAGAAAAAAACGGGTGCTGGTGGCGTTAAGGAAACAGGAGCGAAGTTTCAGCCGAAGGTTAAGAGACGAAAGAGCATCAGTATTAAGTCAGTCAACCTCGCGGCCTCCTGGCAGATTGAGACGGCCCAGGACGTGGATAAGTATATGGCTGCTCTCAAAGAACGGATTCTGAAAGAGTTGGATGAGGACACAATCATTAATATTGAGTTCTAA
- the pglX gene encoding BREX-1 system adenine-specific DNA-methyltransferase PglX has protein sequence MNKTAIKNFAIWARNKLIAEITYKAGLLGITEKEVKSPLPQSSKDVQFFDIGTREPYSITGVEIEQRAKLVAAIQQKEEQSDYKTAFKSVVEEVAYTWFNRLIAVRFMEVNDYLPSRIRVLSSESSTKAEPDLVTTPFDADLEYTPYEKDRIMQLKHDNKLDELFRMLFIKQCNALNVILPELFEKTNDYTELLLNVSYTDKDGMVYHLVHDIDEADFKEAVEIIGWMYQFYISEKHEEVVNVIGGKSIKKEDIPAATQLFTTDWVVRYMVDNSLGRYWIERNPDSNLKEKLEFFISPQKSDITYIDEKVDPTNITFFDPCMGSGHILVYAFEVFMAIYEECGYSQRDAAKNIITNNLFGLDIDKRAYQLAYFAVMMKARSYNRRILLMDININVCAIYESNGVTKFTYDDLTFNEFQNNIGEYLINTFRHAKELGSLQTVDYHDYISFADYLDQCITNDQLNLFTSIWMSETLPLMRKLAKQAEILKEKYTVVCTNPPYMNKLESHLKEFVTTRYKAYSGDLFSVFMYRNLSFCKEDGYAAYMTPNVWMFLKTYENLRKFIVEEKSISSLIQMAKGAFFKEAVVDICTFVLANKPSSIEGIYIRLEDFKGDMDVQKEKVLEAINTDNCSFLYSTKTDNFSRISGIPIAYWVKNYAVFSAKKFSHSYFSGGRNKTHNNDVYVRTWWEVKRTPGWRPYSNGGVFRKWYGNNTDVVNWTPGARDFYRQHGGLLNEKFWDKEGITWNDITSGLPSFRIKPADSIFSSVSPTIFNLSFKCDNAVLGFLNSKVSIYLLNITNPTLHTLVGNVLDLPDLIENVPVSCFELVATNIKLAKMDWDFFETSCDFKRHPFLTFQTDTVAKFSTYYLNENDNISSICSNTANGWVENAFKIWRFFSEAQFKKLKSNEEELNRIFIELYGLKKELCPQVEEKDVIIRKADLGRDVRSFISYAVGCMFGRYSLDLDGLAFDGGEWDDCKYNTFIPNKDNILPISDEEYFEDDIVGLFCAFVKISFGADNLEENLDFIANSLGNKGNTSREVIRNYFLKDFFKDHCKGYQKRPIYWLFDSGKTDGFKALIYLHRYSEDTIGNLRIDYLHRMQRVYDSEVARMQETIDNSDNAREVAAATKRKEKLKKQLKETKEYDEKIAHLALARISIDLDDGVKVNYEKVQTGTDGEKLEVLAKI, from the coding sequence ATGAATAAAACAGCCATTAAGAACTTTGCGATCTGGGCAAGAAATAAGCTCATCGCAGAGATTACATATAAAGCAGGACTGCTGGGTATTACGGAAAAAGAAGTCAAAAGCCCCCTGCCGCAGTCCTCAAAAGATGTCCAATTCTTTGATATCGGTACAAGAGAGCCGTACTCTATTACCGGCGTGGAAATTGAGCAGCGAGCAAAACTGGTCGCAGCAATTCAGCAAAAAGAAGAGCAGTCGGATTACAAGACTGCTTTTAAGAGCGTGGTTGAAGAGGTAGCTTATACCTGGTTCAATCGTCTGATAGCCGTGCGATTTATGGAAGTAAATGACTATCTCCCATCTCGAATCAGAGTGCTGTCTTCAGAAAGCAGCACAAAAGCAGAACCGGACTTGGTGACTACGCCTTTTGACGCAGATCTGGAGTATACGCCTTATGAAAAAGACCGAATCATGCAGCTGAAACATGACAATAAGCTGGATGAGCTTTTTCGTATGCTCTTTATCAAGCAGTGTAATGCTCTCAATGTGATTCTGCCGGAATTGTTTGAGAAAACGAATGACTACACTGAACTTCTGTTGAACGTATCTTATACTGATAAAGACGGCATGGTTTATCACTTGGTGCATGATATTGATGAAGCTGATTTTAAAGAAGCAGTCGAAATAATTGGTTGGATGTATCAATTCTATATTTCTGAAAAACATGAAGAAGTAGTAAACGTTATTGGTGGTAAATCTATAAAGAAAGAAGACATTCCCGCAGCAACGCAGCTTTTTACCACCGACTGGGTTGTTCGATATATGGTCGATAATTCGCTTGGTCGTTATTGGATTGAGCGTAATCCAGATAGTAACCTGAAAGAAAAACTTGAATTTTTTATTTCACCCCAAAAAAGTGATATCACATATATAGATGAAAAAGTTGATCCTACCAATATTACCTTTTTTGACCCGTGCATGGGTAGTGGTCATATTTTAGTATATGCTTTTGAAGTTTTTATGGCAATTTATGAAGAATGTGGCTATTCCCAGCGTGATGCAGCAAAAAACATTATAACAAATAATCTATTTGGTCTTGATATAGATAAAAGAGCTTATCAGTTAGCTTATTTTGCTGTCATGATGAAGGCAAGAAGCTATAACCGACGCATTTTATTGATGGATATCAACATTAATGTATGCGCGATCTATGAAAGCAATGGGGTAACAAAGTTTACATATGATGATTTAACCTTTAATGAATTTCAGAATAACATTGGTGAATATTTGATTAATACTTTTAGGCATGCAAAAGAACTTGGCTCTTTGCAAACAGTTGATTATCATGACTATATTTCATTCGCTGATTATTTGGATCAGTGCATTACAAATGATCAATTAAATCTTTTTACTTCTATATGGATGAGTGAAACGCTTCCATTAATGAGAAAGTTAGCAAAACAAGCTGAAATCTTGAAAGAAAAATATACTGTTGTATGTACCAATCCTCCTTACATGAACAAATTAGAAAGTCACCTTAAAGAATTTGTAACTACTCGATATAAGGCGTACTCAGGTGATTTATTTTCTGTGTTTATGTATCGTAATTTGTCTTTCTGTAAGGAAGATGGCTATGCTGCTTATATGACTCCAAATGTATGGATGTTTTTGAAAACATATGAAAATTTGCGAAAATTTATTGTTGAAGAGAAGTCAATTTCATCTCTTATTCAAATGGCAAAAGGAGCATTCTTCAAAGAAGCTGTTGTAGATATATGTACTTTTGTTTTGGCTAATAAGCCTTCTAGTATTGAAGGCATTTATATTAGGCTTGAAGATTTTAAAGGAGATATGGATGTACAGAAAGAAAAAGTTCTGGAAGCAATAAATACTGATAATTGTAGTTTTTTATATTCAACAAAAACTGATAACTTTTCTAGAATATCTGGTATACCTATAGCTTATTGGGTTAAGAATTATGCTGTTTTTTCGGCGAAGAAGTTCAGCCATAGTTATTTTTCTGGTGGAAGAAACAAAACGCATAATAACGATGTCTATGTTCGTACATGGTGGGAAGTAAAGAGAACACCTGGATGGAGGCCGTACTCTAATGGTGGCGTGTTCAGAAAATGGTATGGGAATAATACTGATGTAGTAAATTGGACACCTGGTGCAAGAGATTTTTACCGCCAACATGGCGGCTTGTTAAATGAAAAGTTCTGGGATAAAGAAGGGATAACATGGAATGATATTACTTCTGGTTTACCAAGCTTTAGAATTAAACCTGCTGATAGCATATTTAGTTCCGTTTCCCCAACAATATTTAACTTGTCCTTTAAGTGTGATAATGCTGTATTGGGATTTCTCAACTCTAAGGTAAGCATATATCTACTTAATATTACAAATCCAACATTGCATACGCTTGTTGGAAACGTTCTAGACTTACCTGATTTAATCGAGAACGTACCGGTATCATGCTTTGAATTGGTCGCAACTAATATAAAATTAGCCAAAATGGATTGGGATTTCTTTGAAACAAGTTGCGATTTTAAACGTCATCCCTTCTTAACTTTCCAGACCGATACAGTTGCAAAATTTAGCACCTATTACCTAAATGAGAATGATAATATATCTAGTATTTGTTCAAACACAGCAAATGGCTGGGTAGAAAATGCATTTAAGATCTGGCGCTTTTTTTCAGAGGCACAATTTAAAAAACTGAAATCTAATGAGGAAGAGCTAAATCGTATTTTCATTGAACTCTATGGTTTAAAGAAAGAGCTTTGCCCACAGGTTGAGGAAAAAGACGTGATAATCCGCAAAGCAGACCTTGGACGTGATGTGCGTTCTTTTATTTCGTACGCAGTAGGTTGTATGTTTGGTCGCTACAGCCTCGACTTGGATGGACTTGCATTTGACGGTGGTGAATGGGATGATTGCAAATACAACACCTTTATCCCCAACAAAGACAATATCCTACCCATCTCCGATGAAGAATACTTTGAGGATGATATCGTTGGACTGTTCTGTGCCTTCGTCAAAATAAGCTTTGGTGCCGATAATTTGGAAGAAAATCTGGACTTCATAGCCAATTCGCTTGGCAATAAGGGTAATACCTCCAGAGAAGTCATCCGAAATTATTTTCTAAAAGATTTCTTTAAAGATCATTGCAAGGGTTATCAGAAGCGTCCGATATATTGGCTCTTTGACAGCGGTAAAACAGATGGTTTCAAAGCTTTGATATATCTGCATCGGTATAGTGAGGATACCATTGGTAATCTGCGTATTGATTACCTCCATAGGATGCAGCGAGTATATGATAGTGAAGTCGCTCGTATGCAGGAGACGATTGATAACAGTGATAATGCCCGTGAAGTGGCAGCTGCAACCAAGCGAAAAGAAAAACTAAAAAAGCAATTGAAAGAAACCAAGGAATACGATGAGAAGATTGCTCACCTTGCTCTTGCCCGTATTTCCATAGATCTGGATGACGGAGTAAAGGTTAACTATGAAAAAGTCCAGACTGGTACCGATGGCGAGAAGCTTGAAGTGCTGGCGAAGATCTGA